The DNA segment TTTCTATTTTTTTCCTTGAGTTTGAAAATGAATTTAGAATTTCTTCCTTGTTAAATCTTTCACAAACTTTTATAAAAGAAACCGATTTTGGCGACCGCGATCGAATTTATGGGGGAACACTTTGCCATCCATGTCGAGCCGAACACTGTCCCAAAAAAGATTCCTGTATCCATACTTAGAATACCTTTTTGGTCTTAATTGTCGGTATCTTGATAATAAAGTTTAATGGCTGCGTCAAGGGAAAATGCAAAAATTATTACGAAAGGAATAAAATTGATATTAATTCTCTACTAAAGAGGATATTTTTTTTGTTCAATTTCGAGAATCCGCTTATTCATATCGACTAATGCAATAATGGGGATATCGTGCCAATGAATCAGCGGAATGCGGCGTAGTTGTTTTAATTTGCAATATCATAAGACGAGGTACATATGAGAAGATTGCTTTATTCATTTATTGCGCTAACCATAGGGACGAGCGCATTACACGCTCAAAATTACAGGAGCGGAAACTCGCACAACCCCGATTCGCTAAGGTTCCCCGAAGAGAAGCATCTTAAAGATGTCAGGATGTTGACGTTTGAAGGGCAGAATGCCGAAGCGTATTTTTCGTTCGACGAAAAGAAATTGTCATATCAAGCCGCGGTCGGCGATATGGGGTGCGATCAGATTTTCATAATGAACTTGGACGGAAGCGGCCGCAAAATGGTTTCTACCGGCCGGGGCCGAACGACCTGTTCGTATTTTTTGCCGGGTGACAGCGAACTGATTTATTCATCGACTCATCTGGCCGACTCCGCCTGTCCGCCGCCTCCAGACATGTCGCACGGCTATGTCTGGAAGCTGTATGATACGTTCGACATTTTCAAAGTCAATTTGGACGGCTCGGGAATGTCCCGCCTCACCGATTCACCGGGGTATGACGCCGAGGCGACGGTATCGCCGAAAGGGGACAAAATAGTATTTACATCGACGCGGGACGGCGATCCGGAAATTTATACCATGAATCTCGATGGCAGCAGTAAGACCAGACTGACGTTCGAAAAAGGGTACGATGGGGGACCGTTTTTCTCGCAAGATGGAAGGCAGATTGTGTTCCGGGCCAGCCGACCGAAAACGGAGCAGGAACTTGCCGATTATCATGAATTAGTCAAAGATGGATTGTATCGTCCAACGACTCTGGAAATATATGTTATGGATGCCGATGGCAAAAATATGCGGCAGGTGACCAATCTGGGAAAAGCCAGTTTTGCGCCGTATTTTTTCCCCGATGGTCAGAGAATAATTTTCAGCAGCAACGCCGGGAGTGATTCCGGCCGTGATTTTGATCTTTATATGGTCAATACGGATGGATCCGGGCTGGAGAAGATCACTTTCAATCCTACTTTCGACGGTTTCCCAATGTTTACCCGGGACGGGAAGCATCTGGTTTTCGCCTCGAACCGCTTCGATAAAAAGCCGGGCGAAACGAACATCTTCATGGCGGATTGGGTGGAATAATAAATATTGACAAAAAGAGGGAGAGGCTTAAATTATAAGTAGATAAAGTCATCGTCGATTCGTCAATAAAGTAAATCAATATTGGGAGGCAAGATGTTTTCAAAAGCGCTTTTATTTATTGGTGTCTTTCCGCTTGTAGCGATATTGCCCCTTTCTGTACCGGCAGGCGGCCAGGCTCTTTGCGGCGATCCCAGCGGCGACGGTCAAATCAATATTGTCGATATCAGCTTCATGGTCAATTTTATTTACAAAAATGGCCCCGAACCCACTTCCATTTCGGTCTGTGATGTGAACCATTCAAATGGAATTAATATATTAGATGTTTCCTGTCTGATCAATTTCCTCTATAAGGGCGGCCCGTCATTAAATTGCGGGAACGTAGCCTCGGGGGACTTAATCGGCCACAGCCCTTGCAAGAGCCTTTTGGCAGCGAAGATATTCGACTCCATTCCCTCCGACCAAGATTGCGTGCAGTATCAATATGACGGTTTTGGAACCCTGACGCTGAAACATATCAATGCGGGATTAAATTGCTGCCCGATAATCGCGGCTGACGTTTACGTCTCTGGAAGTACCATAACTATTGTGGAGATAGACTCAACGGACAATGGCGGCTGCAGTTGTCTTTGCACTTTTGATCTTGAATATGGGATTGATGATTTGTTGCCGGGGATATATACTCTGAGGTTTGTCGAGCCGTATAAAACCACGTCGGATCCGCCGTTGGAAGTGATCATCGATATAGGGACCAATCCTTCGGGCGAATATTGTGTGTCGCGCTGTTGTTATCCGTGGGGGCAATAACTGAATTGGGCCGAGTAATTGCCAGGGTAAATTTAAAAAATTGAAGAGTGGGAATGGATACCAAATTTATTAGATACAATAAATTCGAATCTGATAATTGCACAGAAATTATGGGAGGCACAATGTTTATCAGGATCATTTTCTTAATCGGCATCATCTCGCTAATAGCGACAATCCCGCAAGGCGCCATGTCTGGTGGCCTGGCTCTTTGTGGGGATCCCAGCGACGACGGCAATATTAATATTTTGGACGTGAGCTTTATGATAGATTTTCTTTATAAAAATGGGCCGGCGCCGGCTCAGCCATTGGTATGCGACGTGGATAATTCATATAAAGTCAATATACTGGATGTCGCCTATCTAATTAATTTTCTGTATAAAAGCGGGCCGGAGCCGTCTTGCGGCACGGAGCCATCGGGTGAAATAATTGGACATGGTTCCTGCAAACAGTATTTGCAGGCCAAGGCGCTCGATTCTATCTTTCGTAATCAAGATTGTATTCAATACCAATATGACGGTTTGGGAACACTGACATTGAAACATGTCAATGCCGGATTGAATTGTTGCCCGGTGTTCGTGGGCGATATTCAAGTTTCTGGAAATACTATTACGATTACGGAAATAGACTCCACGATAGACGGCGGGTGCGAGTGTTTGTGTCTTTTCGANATCGATTACGAAATCCATNACCTGATTTCCGGNGAATATACTATAAGGATCGTCGAGCCTTATAAGAATCCGAGCGATCCGCCGCTGGAGGCAATCATAAATACAGGTACGAATCCATCGGGAGAGTATTGCGTTTCCCGCTGCTGTTACCCCTGGGGGCAATGAGAGAAATTTAATTTGATTGGAGCCGGGAAGGTGATTTCCCGGCTATTTTTTTGGATGTTTGTCCCTTGATATTGGCGCTGACGAAGTCTATATTGGCGATTCGATTGCCCATGTTTTAATGCAAGGTTTTGGAAAGGAAAAATTATGAGCGATAATGTGAAGGCATCGCAGGAAACTGTGACGGCGCGGGTTCAGGATCTGTCGGCCAATCCGGCGCCTTTGGGACTTCTGGGGTTCGGCATGACTACGGTGCTCTTGAATATTCATAACGCCGGTTTTTTTGAATTGAATACGATGATTTTGGGCATGGGAATTTTTTATGGGGGAATGGCCCAGATATTTGCAGGCATCATGGAATGGAAAAAGGGAAATACTTTCGGAACCACGGCCTTCACGTCATACGGCCTCTTCTGGCTTTCGCTGGTCGGTTTAATTGTTATGAATAAATATGGATGGGCGGCGGTCGCCGATAATGGGGCGATGGCGGCCTATCTGTTTATTTGGGGTCTTCTCACATTGCTCTTGTTCTTTGGAACCTTGAGACTGAATCGGGCGCTGCAATTCGTATTCGGCTCGCTGACCATGCTTTTCTTTCTGCTGGCAATCGGCAACGGCCTTCAAAATAAAGGAATAATCATTGTCGCCGGTTACGAAGGGATCATTTGCGGATTATCGGCGATTTATGCGGCAATTGCGCAGGTCTTGAACGAAATTTACGGCCGGACGATTTTGCCCATATACCCCGCGGCACGATAAAATTATAAAAATCTGGAATTATGCCGGCCCGGAATCATTCTTGGGCCGGTTTTTATTTTCGTTATCTTTTCAGCATAAAATTTCATAAAATATCCCCGATTTCAGGAATTACAAGGGTACATATGAATATGTGGGAAATAGAAAAGTAGATAAAGAGAGGTTTTTCTGGAAAAATGGCCGAAAATATCGGTGGTAATCCCGATAAAAAATGAGGCGAAATTTATCGGGTCGACCATAAATCAAATCCTGTCGCAGGATTATCCTCCAGATAAAATTGAGGTTTTGGTAGCCATCGGGGAATGTGAGGATAATTCCCGAGAAATCGTGACGGCGCTAGCCGCTAAGGATGATCGGATCAGGGTTTTTAATAACACGGTAGGGCGGTCATCGGCGGGGAGAAATATCGGCGCCAGAAACGCCACAGGGGAAATAATCACCTTTATCGATGGTCATACTTATATTGATAATAACCAGTTGCTGAAAAACACCGCCATGCTTATGGAAAAGCAAAATGTTCTGGTCTTAAGTCGGCCGCAGTTTCTGGAGCCGCCCGATAATGATTTTTTCCAAAGGGCGGTGGCGATGGCGCGCCGCTCGGTAATCGGTCACGGCCTTGATTCCACCATATATACTGATGAAGACGGCTATGTTATCCCCGATAGTTCCGGGGCCAGTTACAGGAAGGAAGTCTTCGATAAGGTAGGTTTTTATGACGAGCGATTTGACGCCTGCGAAGATGTGGAATTCAACCATCGGGCAGGAAAAGCGGGCCTGGAATCATATACTTCAATGAAACTGGTGGTATATTACTATCCGCGATCGTCCTGGAAAGCATTGTTTGCACAAATGAAAAGATATGGTAGAGGACGGTTTCGACTGGCACAGAAGCATCGTTCCACCATATCTGCGGGAACCCTCATTCCGCCTCTCTTTGTCTTGTCACTGCCGCTCCTTTTAATATTGGCGGCGCTCTCCCCGATATTTCTAAACCTGTTTATTCTATTGGCGGGAATTTATATTCTGGCAATACTGGCGGGATCAATTCTGGTTGCCATAAAGAACGGTATCAAATATTTGCCATATCTGGTCTTAATTTATCCGGCGATTCATTTAGGACTGGGGTGGGGCTTTCTGGAGGAGGGATGGCGGAAATTGATCGGCCGCGGTGTCGATTTCGAAAAATAAATATCTTCAAAGTAAAAGGTCGATGGAATCGTAATACTCAAAAATTCAGAAAGAAGAGCAATAAATTTATATTTTGGGATTAAGGGCCGACTTTTATATTGGGTTAATTGCTAAATTTATCCGATGATGAGTTTATGACCGAACTGCAGAAATTTGAAAAACGAATATTGATTACCGGCGGGGCCGGATTTATTGGCTCAAATCTTCTCCATTACCTTGTCCCCAAATATCCCAAGTATCTTTTTGTCAATGCCGACTGCCTCACTTATGCCGGAAATCTTTCCAATCTGGTAAGTCTGGAAAAAGTCCCGAATTATCTGTTCGAGAAGATAGATATCCGGAATTTCGACAAGGTTTTGGCCTGCTTTGATAAATATGACTTTGACGGTTTAATTCACTTGGCCGCGGAATCGCATGTGGATCGGTCCATAACCGGGCCGGCAGAATTTGTTCAAACCAATATAATGGGGACATTCAACCTGCTTGAAGCATCCCGACGAAAGATTGCGTCGGGCGCGGATTTCCGCTTCCATCATGTTTCGACCGATGAGGTATTCGGTTCGCTGGGGGAAAGCGGTTATTTCACCGAAACGACCCCGTATAATCCGAACTCCCCATATTCGGCCACCAAGGCCGGCAGTGACCATCTGGTTCGGGCATATCACAAAACCTACGGGCTAAATGTCGTCACGATGAATTGCTCCAATAACTATGGACCGTATCAATTTCCGGAGAAATTGATTCCGCTGATGATTCGTAACGCCAAGGCCGGATTGGGGCTTCCGG comes from the Candidatus Zixiibacteriota bacterium genome and includes:
- a CDS encoding exported hypothetical protein (Evidence 5 : Unknown function), whose translation is MFSKALLFIGVFPLVAILPLSVPAGGQALCGDPSGDGQINIVDISFMVNFIYKNGPEPTSISVCDVNHSNGINILDVSCLINFLYKGGPSLNCGNVASGDLIGHSPCKSLLAAKIFDSIPSDQDCVQYQYDGFGTLTLKHINAGLNCCPIIAADVYVSGSTITIVEIDSTDNGGCSCLCTFDLEYGIDDLLPGIYTLRFVEPYKTTSDPPLEVIIDIGTNPSGEYCVSRCCYPWGQ
- the rmlB gene encoding dTDP-glucose 4,6 dehydratase, NAD(P)-binding (Evidence 2a : Function from experimental evidences in other organisms; PubMedId : 7517391; Product type e : enzyme) encodes the protein MTELQKFEKRILITGGAGFIGSNLLHYLVPKYPKYLFVNADCLTYAGNLSNLVSLEKVPNYLFEKIDIRNFDKVLACFDKYDFDGLIHLAAESHVDRSITGPAEFVQTNIMGTFNLLEASRRKIASGADFRFHHVSTDEVFGSLGESGYFTETTPYNPNSPYSATKAGSDHLVRAYHKTYGLNVVTMNCSNNYGPYQFPEKLIPLMIRNAKAGLGLPVYGDGRNIRDWLYVEDHCRAIDLVFHRGKTGETYNIGGHNEIENIELVRLICRMMDDLLGGEARERLITYVKDRPGHDRRYAIDASYIEKELGWKPLYSFEKGIRKTVEWYLENEIWLENCISGQYLKYYENMYLNRG
- a CDS encoding Glycosyltransferase-like protein; the encoded protein is MVIPIKNEAKFIGSTINQILSQDYPPDKIEVLVAIGECEDNSREIVTALAAKDDRIRVFNNTVGRSSAGRNIGARNATGEIITFIDGHTYIDNNQLLKNTAMLMEKQNVLVLSRPQFLEPPDNDFFQRAVAMARRSVIGHGLDSTIYTDEDGYVIPDSSGASYRKEVFDKVGFYDERFDACEDVEFNHRAGKAGLESYTSMKLVVYYYPRSSWKALFAQMKRYGRGRFRLAQKHRSTISAGTLIPPLFVLSLPLLLILAALSPIFLNLFILLAGIYILAILAGSILVAIKNGIKYLPYLVLIYPAIHLGLGWGFLEEGWRKLIGRGVDFEK
- a CDS encoding hypothetical protein (Evidence 5 : Unknown function) encodes the protein MFIRIIFLIGIISLIATIPQGAMSGGLALCGDPSDDGNINILDVSFMIDFLYKNGPAPAQPLVCDVDNSYKVNILDVAYLINFLYKSGPEPSCGTEPSGEIIGHGSCKQYLQAKALDSIFRNQDCIQYQYDGLGTLTLKHVNAGLNCCPVFVGDIQVSGNTITITEIDSTIDGGCECLCLFXIDYEIHXLISGEYTIRIVEPYKNPSDPPLEAIINTGTNPSGEYCVSRCCYPWGQ
- the yaaH gene encoding conserved hypothetical protein; putative inner membrane protein associated with acetate transport (Evidence 4 : Unknown function but conserved in other organisms; Product type m : membrane component) is translated as MSDNVKASQETVTARVQDLSANPAPLGLLGFGMTTVLLNIHNAGFFELNTMILGMGIFYGGMAQIFAGIMEWKKGNTFGTTAFTSYGLFWLSLVGLIVMNKYGWAAVADNGAMAAYLFIWGLLTLLLFFGTLRLNRALQFVFGSLTMLFFLLAIGNGLQNKGIIIVAGYEGIICGLSAIYAAIAQVLNEIYGRTILPIYPAAR
- the tolB gene encoding TolB protein, which gives rise to MRRLLYSFIALTIGTSALHAQNYRSGNSHNPDSLRFPEEKHLKDVRMLTFEGQNAEAYFSFDEKKLSYQAAVGDMGCDQIFIMNLDGSGRKMVSTGRGRTTCSYFLPGDSELIYSSTHLADSACPPPPDMSHGYVWKLYDTFDIFKVNLDGSGMSRLTDSPGYDAEATVSPKGDKIVFTSTRDGDPEIYTMNLDGSSKTRLTFEKGYDGGPFFSQDGRQIVFRASRPKTEQELADYHELVKDGLYRPTTLEIYVMDADGKNMRQVTNLGKASFAPYFFPDGQRIIFSSNAGSDSGRDFDLYMVNTDGSGLEKITFNPTFDGFPMFTRDGKHLVFASNRFDKKPGETNIFMADWVE
- a CDS encoding hypothetical protein (Evidence 5 : Unknown function) codes for the protein MVLIVGILIIKFNGCVKGKCKNYYERNKIDINSLLKRIFFLFNFENPLIHID